The following are encoded in a window of Lactiplantibacillus brownii genomic DNA:
- a CDS encoding Fic family protein, translated as MILKKFDYKTLNNLEIAASMNDKLNQIYELKGRLSATSITYKEALDHLVNVAKVQSTDASNRIEGIYTSNTRLKQLVHQKTSPRNRSEAEIAGYRDVLALIHEQYAYIPINNSSILTLHKRLFSYTNSTWGGQFKDSDNQIITEYADGRQEVRFQPPAAYLTPKLVQELCINYNLAVDQQTFSPLILLGAFIFDFVSIHPFRDGNGRMSRLLMLLTMYQAQLNVGKYISLENLIEKTKQSYYEVLKQSSLNWQNNQNDYAPFLDYFLGVILQAYRNLNDRLNLVQDKPVSATDLILTTLTQELKPLSRSELTALIPQYSDITIKRALSELKKSQRIKLIGKGRSSKYILKN; from the coding sequence ATGATCCTGAAAAAATTTGATTATAAAACTTTAAATAATTTAGAAATAGCTGCTTCAATGAATGACAAGTTGAACCAAATTTATGAACTTAAAGGTCGTTTATCAGCTACGTCAATTACCTACAAAGAAGCCCTAGATCACTTGGTTAATGTTGCTAAAGTCCAGAGTACTGATGCTTCTAATCGTATTGAAGGGATTTATACCAGTAACACTCGGTTAAAACAATTGGTTCATCAAAAAACTAGCCCGCGTAATCGCAGTGAGGCAGAAATTGCAGGTTATCGGGACGTATTGGCTTTAATTCATGAACAATATGCCTATATTCCGATTAACAACAGTTCAATTTTAACGTTGCATAAACGTTTGTTTAGCTATACCAACAGCACCTGGGGTGGCCAATTCAAAGATTCTGATAATCAAATCATTACCGAATATGCAGACGGTAGGCAGGAAGTCCGTTTCCAACCACCAGCAGCGTATTTAACGCCGAAATTGGTTCAGGAACTTTGTATCAATTATAATTTAGCAGTTGATCAGCAAACTTTTTCACCACTAATTTTATTGGGTGCCTTTATCTTTGATTTTGTTTCGATTCACCCGTTTCGTGATGGTAACGGCCGTATGTCGAGGTTGTTAATGCTGTTAACGATGTATCAAGCACAACTCAACGTTGGAAAGTATATCAGTCTTGAAAATTTAATTGAGAAAACCAAGCAGTCCTATTATGAAGTTCTCAAGCAGAGTTCTTTAAATTGGCAAAATAACCAGAATGACTATGCACCCTTTTTAGATTATTTTCTGGGTGTTATCTTGCAAGCATATCGCAATCTTAATGATCGGCTCAATCTGGTACAAGACAAACCAGTGTCGGCAACGGATTTAATTCTTACAACATTAACGCAAGAATTAAAACCCTTGTCTAGAAGTGAGCTCACGGCCCTGATCCCGCAATACAGCGATATAACAATTAAACGAGCTCTTAGTGAATTGAAGAAAAGTCAGCGGATAAAACTTATTGGCAAGGGAAGATCATCAAAATATATTTTGAAAAATTAA
- a CDS encoding type II toxin-antitoxin system RelE/ParE family toxin: MTSVEFLGETWHEYVVWQIEDQRALNHINNLIKLIQIDGLGWGLRKLKPLFILDKLSNTADIK; the protein is encoded by the coding sequence ATGACATCGGTTGAATTTTTAGGTGAAACATGGCATGAGTATGTTGTCTGGCAGATTGAAGACCAAAGAGCTTTAAATCATATCAATAATTTAATAAAACTCATTCAGATCGATGGGTTAGGATGGGGTTTAAGAAAGCTAAAGCCCCTTTTTATTCTTGATAAATTGTCGAATACTGCTGATATAAAATAG
- a CDS encoding helix-turn-helix domain-containing protein — protein MILGQRIREERERRNWTQNDLAELLNVSRQSISKWEIGSAYPDIERLIQISDLFEVSLDSLIRGDEKFQKKIKVESSKVGMTFWDFMSYRWWVIFVVAWCLAWLLPVIIHALK, from the coding sequence ATGATTTTAGGGCAACGAATTCGAGAGGAACGTGAAAGAAGGAACTGGACTCAAAATGACTTAGCTGAACTATTAAATGTTAGTAGACAGTCTATTTCAAAATGGGAAATTGGCTCAGCCTATCCTGATATTGAAAGATTAATTCAGATTAGTGATTTATTTGAAGTTAGTTTAGATAGTCTTATCCGTGGAGACGAAAAGTTTCAAAAAAAGATTAAAGTAGAGAGCTCTAAAGTTGGTATGACCTTTTGGGACTTTATGAGTTATCGCTGGTGGGTAATCTTTGTTGTTGCATGGTGTTTGGCTTGGCTGTTACCAGTCATCATTCATGCACTTAAATAA
- a CDS encoding ATP-binding cassette domain-containing protein — protein MSEYILNTKQLTKKFKNSIVLNHINLEIPKGKVYGLLGINGAGKSTTMKIITGIITSFEGEMKFNGQPWGRSSLNKIGALIEYPAAYENLTAYDNMKIVALEEDLPLDGIPITLNRLNINDTGNKKVKNFSLGMKQRLGIAMAMLKNPDFLILDEPFNGLDPYGIKELKEYLKELTENGKTVMISSHILPELQDIAEYIGIINNGSLVYQQAVTGKEDLNQIFFEKTQERS, from the coding sequence ATGTCAGAGTACATTTTAAATACAAAACAATTAACTAAAAAATTCAAGAATAGCATTGTTTTAAATCATATTAATTTGGAAATACCGAAAGGGAAGGTTTATGGATTACTAGGAATTAATGGAGCTGGAAAGTCGACTACTATGAAGATTATTACCGGAATTATTACCAGTTTTGAAGGTGAAATGAAATTCAATGGACAACCATGGGGACGATCAAGTTTAAATAAAATAGGGGCCTTAATCGAATATCCGGCAGCATATGAGAACTTAACAGCATATGACAACATGAAAATTGTTGCTTTAGAAGAAGATTTACCACTTGACGGGATTCCAATAACCTTAAATCGTTTGAATATCAATGACACTGGTAATAAAAAAGTGAAAAATTTTTCATTAGGTATGAAACAACGATTAGGAATTGCCATGGCGATGTTGAAAAATCCAGATTTTTTAATTTTAGATGAGCCTTTTAATGGCCTTGATCCCTATGGAATTAAAGAGTTAAAAGAATACTTAAAGGAGCTTACTGAAAATGGAAAGACAGTCATGATTTCCAGTCACATTCTTCCGGAACTTCAAGATATTGCGGAGTATATTGGTATCATCAATAATGGTTCGCTAGTTTACCAGCAGGCAGTGACAGGCAAAGAAGATTTAAACCAAATATTCTTTGAAAAGACCCAGGAAAGGAGTTAG
- a CDS encoding ABC-2 family transporter permease, protein MQTALKIEMLKAKGSTYLKTALVLPCIFLVFTLMTILSSTNPTGMADGVSIIQSNIFNLWGLILLPICIVVIISSDFQQEYRALGRQRALANNWSLKWIYLAKTLKFWLLVLFSQLILIVIVLNSNLLTTKIVGNFPLLFCTSLVIWIGSLPLIVINMYLLSYLNAIMVSILNLFISIGSTFLGITLAPWFWIDPWVYALRTTTLLRSNPNGTILTTGNTLVNDTSFIYLILLSVTFWVIINYLYAIIIDRKVA, encoded by the coding sequence ATGCAGACAGCTTTAAAAATTGAAATGTTAAAGGCAAAGGGCAGTACTTATTTGAAAACTGCTTTGGTCCTGCCTTGTATTTTCTTAGTATTTACGTTAATGACCATATTGTCATCAACAAATCCTACAGGCATGGCTGATGGAGTTAGCATCATTCAATCTAACATTTTTAATCTGTGGGGATTAATATTGTTGCCAATTTGTATTGTGGTGATCATTAGTAGTGATTTTCAGCAAGAATATAGAGCGCTAGGAAGACAACGAGCTCTTGCTAACAACTGGTCTCTGAAATGGATATATCTGGCAAAAACATTAAAATTCTGGTTACTAGTTTTATTCTCTCAACTAATTCTAATTGTTATTGTATTGAACAGTAATTTATTGACAACTAAAATAGTTGGCAATTTTCCATTGTTGTTTTGTACTTCTTTAGTTATTTGGATTGGCAGCTTACCACTAATCGTAATTAATATGTATTTACTAAGCTATCTGAATGCCATTATGGTCAGCATACTAAACTTGTTTATTTCTATTGGAAGTACCTTTTTAGGAATAACACTAGCCCCATGGTTCTGGATTGATCCATGGGTATACGCATTGCGGACAACAACACTACTAAGGAGTAATCCAAACGGAACAATTCTAACTACCGGTAATACCTTGGTAAATGATACTAGCTTTATATATTTAATACTGTTATCTGTTACTTTTTGGGTAATAATTAATTATTTATACGCAATAATTATCGACAGAAAGGTGGCGTAG
- a CDS encoding ABC-2 family transporter permease codes for MLKVTFLKIKHQPFLLGVLTLVIGYGLLIVWKMRSNPDNSDIWFKNGLVYLNCLTPFLISLIIAIQRKFEDQRPNFYSVLSSPSRTKWLLAFSLGAYTIWLMNLLTFSLLFWIFTKVPFSEYVNLWVSEAFLGMIWVPIIEYFGIIHSYLASIVVGVMTIPFTIYYGTTQLGIDLWRMIPWVYSIKIYLIPKSQLIWMILVILICTLLEQLLVNWCFNNWTGR; via the coding sequence TTGCTTAAAGTAACTTTTCTTAAAATTAAGCATCAACCATTTCTCCTAGGTGTTTTGACCTTAGTTATTGGTTATGGATTGTTAATTGTTTGGAAGATGCGATCTAATCCTGATAATAGTGATATTTGGTTTAAAAATGGTCTAGTCTATTTAAATTGTCTTACCCCCTTTTTGATTAGCTTAATTATTGCTATTCAAAGGAAATTTGAAGATCAAAGGCCTAATTTTTATAGTGTTTTATCATCTCCTAGCCGAACAAAATGGTTGTTAGCTTTCTCACTAGGAGCCTACACCATCTGGTTAATGAATCTATTAACCTTTAGTTTGTTATTTTGGATTTTTACCAAGGTGCCCTTTAGTGAATACGTTAATTTATGGGTGAGCGAAGCATTTTTAGGAATGATTTGGGTACCAATTATTGAATATTTTGGAATTATTCATAGTTATTTAGCAAGCATAGTTGTTGGCGTTATGACCATTCCGTTTACGATCTATTATGGAACGACTCAATTAGGGATTGATTTATGGAGAATGATACCTTGGGTATATAGCATAAAAATATATCTAATCCCTAAGTCACAATTAATTTGGATGATTTTAGTCATTTTGATTTGTACGTTACTGGAACAATTATTGGTTAATTGGTGCTTTAACAATTGGACAGGTAGATAA
- a CDS encoding MFS transporter has protein sequence MSKATKIISFIGLTIAMFMGTLDSTIVNIALPKIMTHFNASLTDTSWVATIYTLALAVFMITGSKIADRYGRKKIILLGLALFGGFSAACMLATSLPELIAFRFFQGLGGAIITPIVLPMGIEIFGKAHMSKIASIVGAVTALAAAGGPPIGGVIIEYASWRWVFGINVPLTIVAFLIIAMGVRESYDESLAGRIDLPGTILLTLGLGGLTFGLLEGRQYGWQSGIILGTLIGGLLAIGLFILIESKVKHPLLELDLFREKTLTASSLVYFLTGFALVSPTLILNYFLQDVLNDTALHAALIIIPVSLTIMVAMPLGTKLFDQVGAVPVTLIGLLVMAASLLLLSFITTTTPKAVVITFLVINGVGFGFSSVSLVASVKHLPKNKSGIGSGIVNAARQIGTCLGIAILVTVLDNNVNTAKQHIHQDAIQIVDRQQLSPKVKKVAHQQLNSLFSTTGSVKLTTKNKQTNLRRALKQAAKSQVDLPRPQKGTDLHQVYQAQKKLALATDNLKAGNQQLALTLTKLGNQNTAISKLSVASQKINLGNQQISQGQKKLLVGLKQLAQKEALTTALRKIKHTKNRQISQAFSHTYLVGAVIVLILSPIALLTDRKPLKS, from the coding sequence ATGTCAAAAGCTACTAAAATTATCAGTTTCATCGGGTTAACCATTGCGATGTTTATGGGTACCTTAGACAGTACCATCGTCAACATTGCTTTACCCAAAATTATGACCCATTTCAATGCCAGTCTAACTGATACAAGTTGGGTTGCCACCATCTATACGTTAGCCTTAGCCGTGTTTATGATCACGGGTTCAAAGATTGCTGATCGTTATGGTCGTAAAAAAATTATATTATTAGGATTAGCCTTATTTGGCGGCTTTTCAGCGGCTTGTATGCTGGCAACGTCGTTACCAGAATTGATTGCTTTTCGATTTTTTCAAGGATTAGGCGGTGCCATTATCACCCCGATTGTCTTACCAATGGGAATTGAAATATTTGGCAAAGCGCATATGTCCAAGATTGCTAGCATTGTGGGCGCGGTAACGGCTTTAGCCGCTGCCGGGGGGCCACCGATTGGTGGCGTGATTATTGAATATGCTTCTTGGCGCTGGGTATTCGGCATTAATGTCCCCTTAACCATTGTAGCCTTTCTAATTATAGCTATGGGGGTAAGGGAATCATATGACGAATCCTTGGCGGGGAGAATTGATTTACCAGGAACGATTCTTTTAACACTAGGCTTGGGTGGTTTAACTTTTGGCCTACTAGAAGGCCGCCAATATGGTTGGCAATCGGGCATCATCTTAGGAACACTCATTGGCGGCTTATTAGCTATTGGTTTGTTCATCCTTATCGAAAGTAAAGTCAAACACCCACTACTTGAATTAGATTTGTTTCGTGAAAAAACCTTAACTGCTTCTAGTTTAGTTTACTTTTTAACTGGCTTTGCGTTAGTTAGCCCCACCCTGATTTTAAATTATTTTTTACAAGACGTTCTGAACGATACAGCGTTACATGCAGCCCTAATTATTATTCCAGTTTCCTTAACAATCATGGTAGCGATGCCTTTGGGAACTAAGTTATTTGATCAAGTTGGCGCAGTTCCGGTTACTTTGATTGGCCTCTTAGTCATGGCAGCTAGTTTACTACTCTTGTCGTTTATCACTACCACAACGCCTAAAGCTGTTGTCATTACTTTTCTGGTGATTAACGGTGTTGGTTTTGGGTTCTCTTCGGTTTCGTTAGTGGCCTCGGTTAAGCATTTGCCCAAAAATAAAAGTGGGATTGGTTCGGGAATTGTTAACGCAGCGCGTCAAATTGGCACCTGTTTAGGAATTGCAATTCTAGTAACGGTCCTTGATAATAATGTCAATACAGCTAAGCAGCATATTCATCAAGATGCCATTCAAATTGTTGATCGACAGCAATTATCACCCAAAGTAAAGAAAGTGGCTCATCAACAATTGAACAGCCTATTTTCCACTACTGGATCAGTCAAATTAACAACTAAAAACAAACAGACGAACCTAAGACGTGCCCTTAAACAAGCGGCCAAATCTCAAGTTGATTTACCACGGCCCCAAAAGGGAACCGATCTTCACCAGGTCTACCAAGCCCAGAAAAAGTTAGCACTAGCTACTGACAACTTAAAAGCGGGTAACCAGCAACTAGCACTTACCTTAACCAAATTAGGAAATCAAAATACCGCTATATCTAAACTGTCAGTAGCTTCTCAAAAAATTAATTTGGGTAATCAGCAAATAAGCCAGGGTCAGAAAAAATTGTTAGTAGGTCTCAAACAATTGGCACAAAAAGAAGCTTTAACGACAGCTTTGAGAAAAATTAAGCATACTAAGAATCGACAAATCAGCCAGGCCTTCAGTCATACCTACTTAGTAGGAGCGGTGATTGTTTTGATTCTGTCACCAATTGCTTTGTTGACAGATCGTAAGCCCTTAAAAAGTTGA
- a CDS encoding TetR/AcrR family transcriptional regulator, translating to MNGKQRMVEQSKQWLCDALINLMTKENFQDISITEIAQTAELSRKTFYHSFKNKEAVINYLCDQLFDQYFEQLLQQKPQVGEMMLKTTFDIFLNFWWRKRDLIQLLIRQGLFDHMNEIWQQKAIPRYQQFAAPWHVQGTPTQVNYVMAFQLGGFTNILRVWLGQDQPESPEQIKDLMLLAAQQLADSLNNN from the coding sequence ATGAACGGCAAGCAGCGTATGGTTGAGCAGTCTAAGCAATGGTTATGTGACGCCCTTATAAATTTAATGACGAAAGAGAATTTTCAGGATATTTCTATTACTGAAATTGCCCAAACCGCTGAATTATCGCGAAAAACATTCTATCATTCTTTTAAAAATAAAGAAGCGGTCATTAATTACCTGTGTGATCAGTTGTTCGATCAGTACTTTGAACAATTACTCCAGCAGAAACCGCAGGTAGGGGAAATGATGTTAAAAACTACTTTTGACATTTTTTTAAATTTTTGGTGGCGAAAACGGGATTTAATTCAATTATTGATCCGCCAAGGCTTATTTGATCACATGAATGAAATTTGGCAGCAAAAAGCAATCCCCCGTTATCAACAGTTTGCGGCTCCTTGGCATGTTCAGGGCACTCCTACCCAAGTGAATTATGTGATGGCTTTTCAACTAGGTGGTTTTACCAATATTCTACGTGTCTGGTTAGGCCAAGATCAGCCTGAGTCACCAGAACAAATTAAGGACTTAATGTTATTGGCTGCTCAGCAATTAGCTGATAGTTTGAATAACAACTAA
- a CDS encoding ParA family protein: protein MKIITFSAIKGGVGKTTLTFNYSEWLSSKGYNVLLIDSDHQCSLTQTYDIYKDHGTLANIFTKDSEKVEIIELHKNLSIIPASMNLDMVNNDLQTRANKELLMYMWFSDNYDKLKKFDYVLIDTHPDFSTITQNMIVISDLVFSPIEPSEYGFISKSNLELRMEQLKQEVINVESRKSFITAELKFIGNRIKHNTKSSHEFVEQMKKDPRTIALIPEREVFNKTTLNHEPLINMEKGKSSTPKAREFFEKIDKIFDTFTKQ, encoded by the coding sequence ATGAAAATAATTACTTTTTCTGCTATTAAGGGAGGGGTTGGCAAAACAACCTTAACTTTCAATTATAGTGAATGGCTGTCTAGCAAAGGCTATAACGTTTTGCTGATTGATAGCGACCACCAATGCAGTCTGACCCAAACCTATGATATTTATAAAGACCATGGCACCTTAGCTAACATTTTTACAAAAGATAGTGAAAAAGTAGAAATTATTGAATTGCACAAAAACTTATCAATTATTCCTGCTTCTATGAATTTAGATATGGTCAACAATGATCTTCAAACGAGAGCCAACAAAGAATTACTAATGTACATGTGGTTCTCAGACAATTATGACAAACTGAAAAAATTTGACTATGTATTAATAGACACACATCCGGATTTTTCGACAATCACGCAAAATATGATTGTAATTTCAGATTTAGTATTTAGTCCGATTGAACCAAGTGAATACGGTTTTATTTCCAAAAGTAATTTGGAATTAAGAATGGAACAATTAAAACAAGAAGTAATTAATGTTGAAAGTCGTAAAAGCTTTATCACAGCAGAACTAAAATTTATTGGAAATAGAATAAAACATAATACTAAATCCTCACATGAATTTGTGGAACAAATGAAAAAAGATCCCAGAACCATTGCCTTAATTCCTGAAAGGGAAGTATTCAATAAAACAACTCTTAATCATGAACCGCTGATCAACATGGAAAAAGGCAAAAGCTCAACTCCAAAAGCAAGGGAATTTTTTGAGAAAATTGACAAAATATTTGATACGTTTACTAAGCAATAA